Proteins from a single region of Weeksella virosa DSM 16922:
- a CDS encoding 3-ketoacyl-ACP reductase translates to MLNTKKALITGGSRGLGKAIALAFAKEGIDVAITGRNKDLLKKVVTELQELGVRATYAIFDIKNREEVHSSLTKLTEDFGPFDILVNNAGISKFGTLLEMEESDWENILLTNVLGMYYVTREILPQMIEKNEGDIFNVSSTAGLAGNPTTSAYSASKFAVIGMNESLMKEVRKNNIRVTTLTPSTIASDMSKQLGLTDGNPESVLQPEDFAELIVATLKLPRRALLKSASLWSTNP, encoded by the coding sequence ATGTTGAATACTAAAAAAGCCTTGATTACTGGAGGCAGCAGAGGTTTGGGGAAAGCAATTGCTTTGGCCTTTGCAAAAGAAGGAATAGATGTAGCAATTACAGGAAGAAACAAAGACCTACTGAAAAAAGTAGTAACAGAATTGCAAGAACTTGGCGTACGAGCAACCTATGCAATTTTTGACATTAAAAATCGTGAAGAAGTACACTCTTCACTTACGAAATTAACTGAAGATTTTGGGCCATTCGATATTCTAGTGAATAATGCAGGAATTTCTAAATTTGGTACTTTACTAGAAATGGAAGAAAGTGATTGGGAAAATATTTTACTCACCAACGTACTCGGAATGTACTATGTAACACGTGAAATTCTCCCGCAAATGATCGAGAAAAATGAAGGAGATATTTTCAACGTGTCGTCGACTGCTGGCTTGGCTGGCAACCCAACAACATCGGCATATTCGGCTTCTAAATTTGCGGTAATAGGAATGAACGAATCTTTGATGAAAGAAGTACGGAAAAACAATATCCGCGTTACAACCCTCACTCCATCTACAATTGCCTCTGATATGAGCAAACAATTGGGTCTAACCGACGGTAACCCAGAGAGTGTTTTACAGCCAGAAGATTTTGCCGAATTAATTGTTGCAACCCTAAAACTTCCTAGAAGAGCATTACTAAAATCTGCTTCTTTGTGGAGTACAAACCCTTGA